From the Osmerus eperlanus chromosome 19, fOsmEpe2.1, whole genome shotgun sequence genome, one window contains:
- the gusb gene encoding beta-glucuronidase, protein MSARGMGCRTVCPLITILLLFATWNCVHMLDSGMLFPRESSSREIREINGLWNFRADFSLNRNLGFEQAWYKSRLAETGPVIDMPVPASYNDITQDYRLRDFVGWVWYEREVVVPQRWLADEGTRVVLRVGSAHYYSVVWVNGVKVTEHEGGHLPFEAEISDVVRKEGGVPCRITIAVNNTLTLQTLPPGTIQHMDDRSKYPAGYFVQSTNFDFFNYAGLHRPVLLYTTPKVYVDDITVLTSFSDNIGLVSYKVSVLGSTNPTVKVTLSDKNGLCVASSTGTSGVLKVVDVSLWWPYLMHENPGYLYSMEVHMTTAGEGPVHNDVYALPVGIRTVQVTSTQFLINGKPFYFHGVNKHEDSDIRGKGLDWALIVKDFNLLKWLGANSFRTSHYPYAEEIMQMCDRHGIVVIDECPGVGIKDIRSFGNASLAHHLVVMEELVRRDKNHASVVMWSVANEPAAEMPPAGQYFKTVIAHTKSLDQTRPVTFVSSSDYARDKGAPYVDVICVNSYFSWYHDPGHFEVIPIQLKTQFENWYGKYQKPIIQSEYGADAVPGLHTDPPMMFTEEYQKAVLQRYHDVFDQKRKEYVIGELIWNFADFMTAQTITRVVGNKKGIFSRQRQPKAGAFLLKERYWRLANETGLLPYWTRYPCLL, encoded by the exons ATGAGTGCTAGAGGGATGGGGTGCAGGACAGTGTGTCCGCTAATCACTATTTTATTACTATTTGCGACATGGAATTGTGTTCATATGTTGGATAGTGGTATGCTATTTCCTCGAGAGTCCTCTTCGCGTGAGATAAGAGAGATAAACGGCCTGTGGAACTTCAGAGCCGATTTTTCACTCAACAGGAACTTAGGCTTTGAGCAGGCATGGTACAAAAGTCGCCTGGCAGAG ACTGGCCCTGTGATTGACATGCCTGTCCCTGCCAGTTATAATGACATCACTCAGGACTACAGGCTGAGGGACTTTGTGGGGTGGGTGTGGTATGAGCGAGAGGTGGTGGTTCCTCAGCGCTGGCTTGCTGACGAGGGAACCAGAGTAGTGCTCAGGGTGGGAAGTGCACACTACTACTCAGTTGTC TGGGTCAATGGGGTGAAAGTGACGGAACATGAGGGAGGTCATCTTCCCTTTGAGGCAGAGATCAGTGATGTGGTCCGTAAGGAGGGAGGTGTGCCCTGTAGGATCACCATCGCTGTCAACAACAccctgaccctccagaccctccctcCAGGGACCATCCAACACATGGACGACCGTTCCAA GTATCCTGCTGGCTACTTTGTGCAGAGCACAAACTTTGACTTTTTTAACTACGCTGGACTTCATCGCCCTGTGCTGCTGTACACCACACCCAAGGTGTACGTAGATGACATCACGGTGCTGACTAGCTTCTCGGACAACATTG GTCTGGTCAGCTATAAGGTGTCAGTCCTGGGAAGTACCAACCCCACAGTGAAGGTCACTCTTTCAGACAAAAATGGCCTCTGTGTGGCCTCCTCGACTGGAACGTCTGGTGTCCTCAAAGTGGTTGATGTCAGTCTATGGTGGCCATATCTAATGCATGAGAATCCAGGCTACTTGTATTCTATGGAG GTTCACATGACCACTGCTGGTGAGGGTCCTGTACACAACGACGTGTACGCTCTTCCTGTTGGCATCCGCACTGTGCAGGTCACCAGCACACAGTTCCTCATAAACGGCAAGCCCTTCTATTTCCATGGAGTGAACAAACACGAGGACTCTGAT ATTCGAGGTAAGGGTCTGGACTGGGCCCTGATAGTGAAGGACTTTAACCTGCTCAAGTGGCTGGGGGCCAACTCGTTCCGCACCAGTCACTACCCCTACGCTGAGGAGATCATGCAGATGTGCGACCGCCACGGCATCGTAGTGATCGACGAGTGCCCTGGGGTGGGCATCAAGGACAT TCGTAGCTTTGGAAACGCCTCCCTGgctcaccacctggtggtcatggaggagctggtgaggaGGGACAAGAACCACGCCTCCGTGGTCATGTGGTCCGTAGCCAACGAGCCTGCTGCAGAGatgccccctgctggacagtaTTTCAA GACTGTGATAGCTCATACCAAGTCTCTGGACCAGACTCGACCCGTCACCTTTGTTTCATCCAGTGACTATGCCAGGGACAAAGGG GCTCCATATGTGGATGTCATCTGTGTGAACAGCTACTTCTCGTGGTACCACGACCCTGGTCACTTTGAGGTCATCCCCATCCAACTCAAGACCCAGTTTGAGAACTGGTACGGGAAGTACCAGAAACCCATCATCCAGAGTGAATACGGTGCCGACGCGGTTCCAGGTCTTCACACG GACCCTCCTATGATGTTCACTGAGGAATACCAGAAGGCCGTTTTGCAGAGATACCATGACGTGTTCGACCAGAAGAGGAAGGAGTATGTCATAGGAGAACTCATCTGGAATTTCGCTGACTTCATGACAGCACAAA CGATCACCCGCGTCGTGGGGAACAAGAAGGGAATCTTCAGCCGCCAGAGACAGCCTAAAGCTGGGGCCTTCCTGCTGAAGGAGAGGTACTGGAGGCTGGCCAACGAGACCGGGCTGCTTCCTTACTGGACCCGGTACCCCTGTCTGCTCTGA